GGATAATCCGCTCACCACAAGCCACTCCGCCACGTGCAGGAAAAGCGGAGACATGTCTCCGCACTCCATAGTCGCCTCCCTCCCTTCGTAAACGTAAACGTAAACGTAATCGTCCCTCGCCGACCGGTAGCGTCCCAAAAACTCATCACTCATCACTCATCACTCGTCACTCCCCCTCTTGGCATACCCCTGCCTCCGGAACCAATCGACCGCATCCTGCAACGCCTGGCGGGGTGAAGTCTGAGGCAACCCCAGCTCGCGGATCGCTTTGGACGGATCGAAGAACATCTTGTAACGAGCCATGCGTACCCCGGCCAGCGGGGCTTTAGGCGGTTTGCCGGTGAAACGGGCAATCCCCTCGTCGACCCAAGCAGCAGCATAGGCAATTCCATACGGCACCTGGAATCCAGGTCCCCGGATTCCGGTCAGTTCGGTCAGGACATCGAATGCTTGCTTCATGGTCCAATTGCCTTCCCGATTCCCCAAAATGTAGCGCTCGCCTAAGCGGCCTTTTTCGGCGGCCAGGATGTGACCTTGGGCGACATCCCGCACATGCACCCAGTTTAAACCGGTGTCCAGGTAGGCCGGCATCGCGCGGTTCAAGAAATCGACAATGACCTTGCCGGTCGGCGTTGGCTTAACGTCGCGTGGCCCGATGGGAGCGCTGGGATTCACGATGACCACCGGCGCGCCCTTGCTCGCCAGCTCTCGGGCCACCACCTCCGCCTGCCACTTGGAGCGCTTGTAGTGATTGCTCATCTGGGCTTCGGAGACCGGAGTCGATTCATCAGTAGGCTGAATCTGCCCATCCACTTCCTTGGGCAGGCCAATGCACCCCACGGTGCTGGTATAAACGATGCGAGAACAACCGGCCTCTCGTGCGGCCTCGATCAGGTTTCGCGTCCCTTCCACATTGGCGGCATACATTGGACGATAGTCGGGTAGCCAGAGATGATAACTGGCGGCGACATGGAAACACCAATCGACCCCTCGAAGCGCCTTTGTGAGTTGGCCAGGGTCCTCGAGATCCGCCGATACCGGTTCATAATCGGCTCCCTCCAGACCTCGCAAGTCACTGGTGCGACGCACAAGGGCCTTGACGCTGTGCCCCTGGGCTGCCAGCGCGTGAACCAGGTTGGCACCTACGAATCCGGAGGCGCCCGTAACGAGACATTTCATAGCAACGGAGTAGACTGCACAGTTC
This DNA window, taken from Verrucomicrobiales bacterium, encodes the following:
- a CDS encoding NAD-dependent epimerase/dehydratase family protein is translated as MKCLVTGASGFVGANLVHALAAQGHSVKALVRRTSDLRGLEGADYEPVSADLEDPGQLTKALRGVDWCFHVAASYHLWLPDYRPMYAANVEGTRNLIEAAREAGCSRIVYTSTVGCIGLPKEVDGQIQPTDESTPVSEAQMSNHYKRSKWQAEVVARELASKGAPVVIVNPSAPIGPRDVKPTPTGKVIVDFLNRAMPAYLDTGLNWVHVRDVAQGHILAAEKGRLGERYILGNREGNWTMKQAFDVLTELTGIRGPGFQVPYGIAYAAAWVDEGIARFTGKPPKAPLAGVRMARYKMFFDPSKAIRELGLPQTSPRQALQDAVDWFRRQGYAKRGSDE